A stretch of the Cyanobacterium stanieri LEGE 03274 genome encodes the following:
- a CDS encoding DUF7680 family protein, whose amino-acid sequence MQEFQLRIVPLKDNHFIIQLYQWDYKKAGEKKRLSPQKVGVLKMNKIILVRDAIYQTLKDNKYDPKTLNNKRKSNYILTESSGINLAILFKTIQPLRKEEKIISIMNSIMAMSHEEAYYWFAKISGDRGNLALRALRILLAD is encoded by the coding sequence GTGCAAGAGTTTCAGTTGAGGATAGTTCCTTTAAAAGATAATCATTTTATTATCCAATTATATCAGTGGGACTACAAAAAAGCTGGAGAGAAAAAAAGATTATCTCCCCAAAAAGTAGGAGTCTTAAAAATGAATAAGATTATCTTAGTCAGAGATGCTATTTATCAAACATTAAAAGATAATAAATATGACCCTAAAACTCTGAATAATAAAAGAAAATCTAACTATATTTTAACGGAATCTTCTGGAATTAATTTAGCGATACTTTTTAAAACTATTCAACCGTTAAGAAAAGAAGAAAAAATAATTAGTATTATGAATAGCATAATGGCGATGAGTCATGAGGAGGCTTATTATTGGTTTGCTAAAATTAGCGGTGATAGGGGTAATTTAGCGTTGAGGGCGTTGCGTATTTTATTGGCTGATTAA
- a CDS encoding DUF1156 domain-containing protein — protein MRKKLFIEKIFPVKLLNQQVYYEHGGNPFKGLHRWYSRKPLSFSRASVLASLLPADITTEEFLYIMGIYSQEEIEFWEKSSKTEAEKDKLRNIKEIRLYKQPPTQKQIQRLQHHCQTTWGKDTPSILDAFAGGGSIPFEGVRYNLNVFASDLNPVAYITMKAGMEYPLKFGKDLQQDIDKWVNYVASEAKTRLKDFFPSQPNETVQNYLWAHTVNCPHCHSTIPLSPNWWLSKTSNYAGKGQARKVTSDWYAVKPIPNLAEKRVDFELIKGKKGKGTTININDGQSTIEFDPSDYNTIGRGVGKCCNCDNVIEDDYIKQQAQAEGLGHQLYAVAFKEGKGSLQFRIPTDLDLEGVKKAQEYLEAKSDEYHLNQLIPDIDIPMGEETERLPNIGINQWHELFNPRQLLTLVSYVEIINEAKAKILAEYELEKAQAIITYLALVLDRCVDRNCRLSIWNSGRFSVERASTQHSLNLNWNYPEVSGIGELWNQCADAFTSEFSKLCEYINQEKNVVNKQEKTSKKQQQLTLTVETPPETKLTKEINPSNININLESADSLYHIPDKTLEAIVTDPPYYGTIQYAELSDFFYVWNKRILGDIFPDIFWQELTDKDREAVANPSRFRNMGISPDELAKQDYEGKMNMAWNEAYRVLKDEGVLTVQFNHKESGAWDVLAKSLIDAGFEITASWAVSTENPQNLHQAKKNSVSSTVILVCRKRDSNAPQAWWDDLRPEVANLVESRAEYFEDNDITGIDLYLSAFGVALNVFSKSYPILDNTGKEVRPEVAFAEARKAIAGYRFRKLLQTDTIGFDALTQWYLLAWDAFGAREFPFDEARQLALAVGGFNVNDLAKEYKLIDSASGICKLLTPQQRLKKRAFTINPQEFSMDYLIDGLHALIGIYEDEADLEAVRKFLKNTGLGGNDLLVKVMEVAFKVIPDSMKEKQTLINLWLGIDEIKSKVQFFQTEMFEG, from the coding sequence ATGCGCAAAAAACTATTCATCGAAAAGATATTCCCCGTAAAACTCCTCAACCAACAAGTATATTACGAACATGGCGGAAACCCCTTCAAAGGATTACATCGTTGGTATTCTCGCAAACCATTATCCTTTTCCCGCGCCTCCGTGTTAGCCTCCCTCCTCCCCGCCGACATCACCACAGAAGAATTTCTCTACATCATGGGTATCTATAGCCAAGAGGAAATCGAATTTTGGGAAAAATCTAGCAAAACCGAAGCAGAAAAAGACAAACTGCGCAACATCAAAGAAATACGTCTTTATAAACAACCCCCCACCCAAAAGCAAATCCAACGACTACAACACCATTGTCAAACCACATGGGGAAAAGACACCCCCAGCATCCTCGACGCTTTCGCGGGAGGGGGTAGCATTCCCTTTGAGGGGGTTAGGTATAACTTAAATGTCTTCGCCTCCGATTTAAATCCCGTTGCCTACATCACCATGAAAGCTGGGATGGAATATCCCCTTAAGTTTGGTAAGGATTTACAACAAGACATCGACAAATGGGTTAACTATGTGGCAAGTGAAGCAAAAACCCGATTAAAAGACTTTTTCCCATCTCAACCCAACGAAACCGTACAAAATTACCTTTGGGCGCACACGGTAAATTGCCCCCATTGTCATTCTACCATTCCCCTTTCTCCTAATTGGTGGCTAAGTAAAACCAGTAACTACGCAGGAAAAGGACAAGCTAGAAAAGTAACATCAGATTGGTATGCCGTTAAACCTATTCCTAATCTTGCTGAAAAAAGAGTGGACTTTGAGTTAATAAAGGGCAAAAAAGGAAAGGGTACAACTATTAATATTAATGATGGACAATCCACTATAGAATTTGACCCTAGCGATTATAATACCATTGGGCGAGGGGTTGGCAAATGTTGTAATTGTGACAATGTTATCGAAGATGATTATATCAAACAACAGGCACAAGCCGAAGGATTAGGACATCAATTATATGCCGTGGCGTTTAAGGAAGGAAAAGGCAGTTTACAATTTAGAATCCCCACAGATTTAGATTTAGAAGGAGTTAAAAAAGCACAGGAATATTTAGAAGCTAAATCAGATGAATATCACTTAAATCAACTAATACCTGATATTGATATTCCTATGGGTGAAGAAACTGAAAGATTACCTAATATTGGTATTAATCAATGGCATGAATTATTTAACCCTCGTCAATTATTAACTCTTGTGAGTTATGTAGAGATAATCAACGAGGCAAAAGCCAAAATATTAGCGGAATATGAACTAGAAAAAGCCCAAGCAATTATCACCTATTTAGCTTTAGTATTGGATAGGTGCGTGGATAGAAATTGTCGATTATCTATTTGGAATTCTGGGAGATTTTCTGTTGAAAGAGCCTCAACGCAACACTCATTAAATCTTAATTGGAATTATCCTGAAGTTTCTGGAATAGGTGAATTATGGAATCAATGTGCTGATGCGTTTACCTCTGAATTTAGCAAACTTTGCGAATATATAAACCAAGAAAAAAATGTAGTAAATAAACAAGAAAAAACCAGCAAAAAACAACAACAATTAACCCTAACCGTAGAAACACCCCCAGAGACAAAATTAACCAAAGAAATCAACCCATCAAACATTAACATAAACCTCGAATCTGCCGATAGCTTATATCACATACCCGACAAAACCTTAGAAGCAATTGTCACAGATCCACCCTATTATGGTACAATCCAATATGCCGAATTGTCCGACTTTTTTTACGTCTGGAATAAAAGAATATTAGGAGACATATTCCCCGACATCTTTTGGCAAGAATTAACCGACAAAGATAGGGAAGCCGTTGCCAACCCTTCCCGTTTCCGTAATATGGGTATCTCCCCCGACGAGTTAGCCAAACAGGATTATGAAGGCAAAATGAATATGGCATGGAATGAAGCCTATCGGGTGTTGAAGGATGAGGGCGTTTTAACGGTACAATTTAACCATAAAGAATCGGGCGCGTGGGATGTGTTAGCCAAATCCTTAATCGATGCAGGGTTTGAAATCACCGCTTCATGGGCAGTATCCACGGAAAACCCCCAAAACCTCCACCAAGCGAAGAAGAATAGTGTTTCTAGCACGGTAATATTAGTATGTAGAAAGAGGGATAGTAACGCACCCCAAGCATGGTGGGATGACTTACGCCCAGAAGTGGCTAACCTAGTGGAATCACGGGCAGAATACTTTGAGGATAACGACATTACGGGTATTGATTTATATCTCAGCGCTTTTGGGGTAGCCTTAAACGTCTTTTCTAAATCCTATCCTATCCTTGATAATACGGGGAAAGAAGTGCGCCCAGAAGTTGCTTTCGCCGAAGCCAGAAAAGCCATTGCTGGTTATCGTTTCCGCAAACTATTACAAACCGATACCATTGGTTTTGATGCCCTAACTCAGTGGTATTTATTGGCATGGGATGCCTTTGGCGCGCGGGAGTTTCCTTTTGATGAAGCTAGACAGTTGGCTTTGGCGGTGGGTGGTTTTAATGTCAATGATTTGGCAAAAGAATATAAGTTAATTGATTCTGCCAGTGGTATTTGTAAGTTATTAACACCGCAACAAAGGCTCAAAAAACGGGCTTTTACTATCAATCCCCAAGAGTTTTCTATGGATTATCTCATCGATGGGTTACATGCTTTGATAGGGATATATGAGGATGAGGCGGATTTGGAAGCGGTGCGCAAATTCCTCAAGAATACGGGGTTAGGGGGTAATGATTTGTTGGTGAAGGTGATGGAGGTGGCTTTTAAGGTGATTCCTGATAGTATGAAGGAGAAACAAACTTTGATTAATCTTTGGTTGGGTATTGATGAGATTAAGTCGAAGGTACAATTTTTCCAGACGGAGATGTTTGAGGGGTGA